AGCGACCGAGGACGACTGCCGCAACGATGATCAGGCCGATGACGATGAACTTCCGCATTGCCGGCCTCCGGCGTGGAAAGAGGGGACTCGACAGGCGACGTCCCCGGACCCGCTCCGAACCGGCCCCACCCGGCCGCGGCCACGACGCTCACCCGGCCGTGGCTACGACCCTCACCCGGCCGCGGCTACGAGCCGTCGCGGCCCCCGGATGCCCGGCCGCGCCAGTCGGCGCCTGGAGTCTTCCCCATGGTCGTGCAATGCACGTTCCAGGGAAGAGGGACCGGCCCGGCACCACTGCTCCGCCTCGCAATCCTGCGATTCCGCCGGCCCCTCAGGTCCATCGATACTCGGGTGTTGGTTTTTTGTACGGTGAGAAGGGGTTGCGCTGCCTGATGTTCTGCCCGGCCGGTCGCACCCGGCAGCACTTGCCGCAGCCAGCCACCAGCGTTTCCGCGCGATCCGACCGCCTTCGGGCCAAGCGTTCGTGTCGGCACTACGCGTTTGCACCCTCGCAACCCGACTTTCCGCGCGCTCCGGCAAAGCCTGCGCACCCGTCGAACCGGTGTTGCCCACCCTTCCAACGCCTCCCTTTCTCCCGGAAACCCGCGACTGGTGTAGGATTGCCTCCTCCACTCGAGGGGCTGCACGCCTGCACCCGACGAGGAGGCACGATCGACATGGGGGCAGATCGACTCGCCGTCGTGGGCGCCGGGATCATGGGACGAGGTATCGCCCAGGTCGCGGCACTCGGCGGTTACAAGACGGTGCTGCAGGACATCGATGCCGGGCAGTTGCAAGCGGCGCTGGCGGACATCCGTGCGTCCGTGGCGCGGTCGGTGCAACGCGGTGGCGTCGCCGAAGCCGAAGCGCAGCAGGCGCTCGCGAAGTTGACCACGACGACCGTGCTCGGTGAAGCCACCCACGGCGCGCACATCGTCATCGAGGCCGTGCCGGAGCACATCCATCTCAAGCTCGAGGTCCTGGAGGAGCTCGATCGCCTGTGCGCGCCGGAGACGATTCTCGCCTCCAACACCTCGTCGCTCTCGATCACCGAGATGGCCGCCGTCACCCAGAGGGGCCCCCTCGTGGTGGGCATGCACTTCTTCAACCCCGTCCCGAGGATGCGCCTGCTCGAAATCGTGCGGGGCCTGGAGACGAGCGCCGACACCGTGGCCACGGCCGAGCAAGTCGGCCAGCGCCTGGGCAAGGAAACGGTGGTGGTGCGCGAGTCGCCCGGTTTCGTCACCAGCCGCATCAACGCTCTCATCGGCAACGAGGCCTTCCGGATGCTGGAGGAGGGCGTGGCCACCGCCAAGGACATCGACAAAGCCCTCAAGCTAGGCCTCAACCATCCGATGGGGCCTTTCGAGCTGGTGGACCTGGTGGGCCTGGACACGCGACTGTCGATCCTGGAATACCTGCACCGCACTCTCGGCGACCGCTTCCGTCCCTCGCCGCTCCTGGTGCAGTACGTCAAAGGCGGCCGCCTGGGCCGCAAGACGGGTCGCGGCGTCTACGATTACGGCAGCGGGCAGGATTGACGCCGCACAGGTCCCCACGCGCGCGCATGCCCCACGCGACCGCCCGGCACGGCAGTGACTGCCAGCCCATCGATCTGCTAACTTGGGGCGCGTGATCCACTCTGCACGCGGGAGCGCTGCATGAGCGACGAGAGCCCCCGGCGCGTCGGCTATCGGGTGCAGGACGGCATCGCCTTCCTGGAGCTGCGGGAGCCGCCGGCCAATTGCTATAGCTACGAGATGATGCGCGAGCTGGACGATGCCGTGCTGCGCGCGCGCTTCGACGAGCAGGTGCACGTCCTCGTGTTGCGCGGCAGCGGTGAGAAGTTCTTCTGCGCCGGCGCCGACATCGGCATGCTGCAGCGGGTGACGCCGCAGTACAAATACTACTTCTGCTTGCACGCGAACGAGACGCTCAACCGGCTGGAGCAGACGCCGAAGCTGGTCATCGCTGCGCTCAACGGCCACTGCGTGGGTGGCGGGCTCGAGGTGGCGCTGGCGGCGGACATCCGTCTGGCCCGGCGCGGCGCCGGCAAGGTCGGCCTGCCCGAAGTAGGCCTCGGCGTCCTGCCGGGGACCGGGGGCACGCAGCGCCTAGCCCGCCTGCTCGGCAAGGCACAGGCCCTGGAGCTCATGGTGAGCGGCCGGCTGCTCACCTTCGAAGCGGCCGAAGAAATCGGCCTCGTGCATCATGTTTTCGCGGCCGAAGAGTTCGACGCGCAGGTGCTCGAATACGCCCGGCAGTTCGTGCCACCGGCGAAGGCGGCGCGCGCCGTCGGGGCCATCAAACGCGCCGTG
This genomic window from Candidatus Krumholzibacteriia bacterium contains:
- a CDS encoding 3-hydroxyacyl-CoA dehydrogenase NAD-binding domain-containing protein produces the protein MGADRLAVVGAGIMGRGIAQVAALGGYKTVLQDIDAGQLQAALADIRASVARSVQRGGVAEAEAQQALAKLTTTTVLGEATHGAHIVIEAVPEHIHLKLEVLEELDRLCAPETILASNTSSLSITEMAAVTQRGPLVVGMHFFNPVPRMRLLEIVRGLETSADTVATAEQVGQRLGKETVVVRESPGFVTSRINALIGNEAFRMLEEGVATAKDIDKALKLGLNHPMGPFELVDLVGLDTRLSILEYLHRTLGDRFRPSPLLVQYVKGGRLGRKTGRGVYDYGSGQD
- a CDS encoding enoyl-CoA hydratase/isomerase family protein; protein product: MSDESPRRVGYRVQDGIAFLELREPPANCYSYEMMRELDDAVLRARFDEQVHVLVLRGSGEKFFCAGADIGMLQRVTPQYKYYFCLHANETLNRLEQTPKLVIAALNGHCVGGGLEVALAADIRLARRGAGKVGLPEVGLGVLPGTGGTQRLARLLGKAQALELMVSGRLLTFEAAEEIGLVHHVFAAEEFDAQVLEYARQFVPPAKAARAVGAIKRAVHTGLEVGFEQGLALERELQQQLFQSEDAGEGIRAYNDKRTPRFTGR